The Bacillaceae bacterium IKA-2 DNA window ATTAAATCAGATATTACAAAAACTCGACACTATTGAAAAAGATGTTAAAGTTCTTACGGTTGGTCAGGAAAGGATTGAAAGGATAATAGGTGTGCAATGAAAAAATCAATTTGGTTCGTTATATTATACTGGTTGCCAGTCTTGTTTATGGCAACGGTTATCTTTACCGCATCTTCACAGTCCTATGAGCAACAAAATATCCGACCTCAGCTTAGTGTATTAACAGATGTTCAAAAGTTAACATCCATTTATCATCAAATGAAGCTAGAGTATGCCGAAAATAAGCTTTATGCAAAAGAAATTGGTTTAAGTGGCATGGTCAATCTAGTTGTTGAAAAAGCAAAATTGCTATTAATAGTAGGAGTTAGCTTATTTTTTATCCTGTTAATCTGGACTCTTGTGTATTTAATTAACTTATACAATGAAAAAGGCGTTCAATATGTATATAAGCGAATGCTATTTTGGTTAGGACTCTTCCTTTTGAGTATCGCGTTAATTTTTATTGGTATCTTTTTTGCTTTTAGAATTGAAGATATATTGATGTTTATCAAAAGTAGGTTAGAGGCAGAAGCAACAAAAGGATTTTTAAAGGGAATTAATTTTACTTATGCGACCTCTGAGGTGAGTATTGAGAGAATGGGTGTTGCAGGTTTTATCGAGTTTCTGCTCCGTAAAGGTGCTCATTTTACTTTTTTCTTTATTCTCGGCTTTCTTATCTACCGGGCTTTATGGGCTAGTAAATGTAAAAACTATCTAAACTTTATTGGTTCTTTCCTTTTTGTCGTATTATATGCCGTTAGCGACGAACTTCACCAAGCATTTACACCTAATCGAACTCCCCTAGTTGAGGATATCGTTCTTGATTCTGTTGGTGGTTTAACAGGTATTTTATTTGCTTTTGCAATTTATTATACAATAAGTTACTTTAAAGAAAAAAACCATCGGTATAGACTAGACTGACATAGCGATTTGAGACACATATAAAACACCATCTTTAGGCTGCTTGCGCCCCAAATTCTTTGGGCGTCAGGTAGCCTAATTTTTCTAGGATCCGGTCTTGATTGTAGTAACGCATGTATTCATCCACCTTCTCCACGACCTGGATGTTGTGCATCGAATTGAATTTGACGTATTGGAATTCCTCGGATTTGATATTGGAATGGAACGATTCAATGACCGCATTGTCCCAACAGTTTCCACGCCGCGACATACTGCTGACCAGATGGCTCTTCTTGACCAACTCCTGATACGCATAGGAGGTATACACACTTCTCTGATCGGAGTGGAGGATCACGCCTTCTGGGTTCCCACGTATCTCCAGCGCTTCTTTCAAGGTATCGATGACCAGCGGCGTCTGTTGGTGATCATACATCTTGTACGCGATAATTTCATTATTGAACAGGTCCATGATCGTCGACAGGTACATCGTCGAACTTCCGTACTGAATATACGTAATATCCGTCACCCATTTCTGGTTCTGCGCAGTTGCCGTGAAATTGCGTTGCAGAAGATTCGGCGCTACAATAATGGATTCGCCTTGTGATTTCCATTTCCGTTTCGGTTTAGTCCGGTATTGTAAATGGTGCTTTTGCATGATGGTTTGAACCGTATTGCGATGCCGATCCAACTTGTATTCTGTTTTTAATAACTTCTTGATTTTCCGATGGCCAAAGCGATACTTCGTTTTCCGGCACAATGCGATAATCGCTTCTTCCACTTCCGTCAACACGCTTGTGACGCCATCGGCGAGCCACCGGTAATAAGTGGAGCGTGACACGCCTAATACGGAAAGAATCGCCGTGATGGTATACTTCTTGCGATAGGTTTCCACCAAATGGAGAATTACTTGTTTTCCAACTCCTTTTTGATCTCCAAATACTTTTTTAAGATCTCATTCTCCATTTTCAAATGGGCATTCTGGCGATCTTTCTTCTCCAGCTCGCTGGCGAATTCCGGCCCGTGCCCAAACGTATATTGCTTGCCGATCGGCTGGTCGAAGCGGTAAATTTCGTTATTCCGATACCACTTCATCCAGGTCTTAATTTGAGAATAGTTTTTAATGCCATACTTCTCCATAATTTCCTTGTTCGTTAACTGACCAGTCATTTTGTCTTTTACAACAGCCCATTTAATTTCGCTTGAATATACGTTTTTACCCATGCAAAAACACCTCCGATTTGAGTACTTGTGGTAAGTGTACCATTTCGAAGGTGTTTTATATTGTCCCATTTAATTATGTTAGTCTATATCTGGTTTAGATAGTCGAAGGCTTTTATTTTCTATTCTACTATTCCTAGCGTAGCTTCTTCCTTATAGCCGTTTTTTCCGGTTACTTCAAATGTTTCCTTGATAAGTCCTAGTTCTGGTGCATAGTATTTTCTAAAGATTGTGTCTGCGTCGGCAACCTCATCAGTTATATTTTCGATAACGTATACATTCTCAAACGTTCCAAATGGCACAGTTACTAACTCGGATTCACTTACAAGCTTCCAGTCTGCTGTACCTTCTAGGTTTATGAGTGTTTCTATTTTTTCTTCCATAGGTTCGAATTCATTTAAGATATTAGTTTCAGGATTGGTAGGTGAATCATCCTCATAGACAAGGGTGATTTCCGTAGTTGTCCACTTATAAATATGTGTGGTCGGGTCTCCGCCGATCGATATTGTTATCTGTACGTACTCATCATTAGCAGCGATGATTTTATATACATATAATTCTACTTCACCATTTGTATAGATCATTTTATTACCTACTTTAGAACGATAATCTAATAATCCACCTTGTTTGGCAGTCGTTTCCTCTTCTATTTCTTCAATACTACCTTCATTTTCTACTTCTACTTCTTTTTCTTCATTACCTTCACTTTCTATTTCTTCATTTTCATTAACTTCTTCTTCCTGATTCGTTTCTTCTGTTATTTCGGTTTCATTGCTGTCTAGTTGATTATTTTCTGTTTGCTCAACCGTTGGCGCGTTTGAACAACCAATTAGTAAGAAAAATCCTAAAATAGGTATAATCAATTTTTTCATATTAATAGTCTCCTTTATGCAATAAGGTAATTTCGATTATTTATTACCTGACAGTGTTAAGCACCTGTGTAATGACTGGATCTTTTACAATTTCACCAATTATGAAAATATCTTCTACGTAATTTGTTTCTCCATACTCCATTAAAAATAATTCAACTGAAGTGGCTAAATTATCTTTTACCAGAATGATTGGTGCTTTACTATGAATTGCCAATGCGGCAGAAGCAAGCGCGTCCGGAAAGTTCGTTCCGGTTGTTAGGATAATTTGGTTTGAGTTGATCTCATTTTTAAAAGTATGCAATAACATAGCAACAGTATCGTAACGAGTTTTACCTGCTAAGCGCTCTACACTTTTCTTGTGTTGGTAGTTATTTATTTTAGTTTCTACTTGGTCAGAAAGAACTAAATGTCCACCAAGAATGACAACACGCTTTCCATTTAATACTTTTAATGCTTTAGCAGAGATATCATTTTTAGGCGTTAACAAAATCCCCCAGTTATTAGCTGCTGCAATTGGAGCTGCTGCTATGGCGTCGGCAAAGCTTGCTCCAGAAGCTACAAAGATGCCTTCTAGATCACCTAATTCATCAATAATTAATTGATTTGTATCGTATCTAGTCGGACCACTGATACGAACGGTTTCAATTCCTAATGCTTTAATTTCCACTTCAACTTCTTCTTTAATGGCTAAATGTCCACCAAGGATGACTACTTTATCTGCCTTTAAACGCAGAATTTCATTTTTTGTGGCTTCGGTAAATTCAGCGGTTTTGGTTAATAGAATAGGGGCAACACCATAGACGGTAGATAATGGGCCGGCAGATAAACCATCTGCTGAATCTTCACCGGTCGCCAATATGACAGTTTT harbors:
- a CDS encoding VanZ family protein — protein: MKKSIWFVILYWLPVLFMATVIFTASSQSYEQQNIRPQLSVLTDVQKLTSIYHQMKLEYAENKLYAKEIGLSGMVNLVVEKAKLLLIVGVSLFFILLIWTLVYLINLYNEKGVQYVYKRMLFWLGLFLLSIALIFIGIFFAFRIEDILMFIKSRLEAEATKGFLKGINFTYATSEVSIERMGVAGFIEFLLRKGAHFTFFFILGFLIYRALWASKCKNYLNFIGSFLFVVLYAVSDELHQAFTPNRTPLVEDIVLDSVGGLTGILFAFAIYYTISYFKEKNHRYRLD
- a CDS encoding IS3 family transposase (programmed frameshift); the encoded protein is MGKNVYSSEIKWAVVKDKMTGQLTNKEIMEKYGIKNYSQIKTWMKWYRNNEIYRFDQPIGKQYTFGHGPEFASELEKKDRQNAHLKMENEILKKVFGDQKGVGKQVILHLVETYRKKYTITAILSVLGVSRSTYYRWLADGVTSVLTEVEEAIIALCRKTKYRFGHRKIKKLLKTEYKLDRHRNTVQTIMQKHHLQYRTKPKRKWKSQGESIIVAPNLLQRNFTATAQNQKWVTDITYIQYGSSTMYLSTIMDLFNNEIIAYKMYDHQQTPLVIDTLKEALEIRGNPEGVILHSDQRSVYTSYAYQELVKKSHLVSSMSRRGNCWDNAVIESFHSNIKSEEFQYVKFNSMHNIQVVEKVDEYMRYYNQDRILEKLGYLTPKEFGAQAA